One part of the Paenibacillus silvisoli genome encodes these proteins:
- a CDS encoding phosphotransferase family protein, whose protein sequence is MSELSENSILLRAERIAGDYLREPITESYPIVGKGMVNQVCVVATERRKVVVRMNDEAAYTRFEKEKWCIERAAAAGIPVPEVLTVGTVEDSSYMIQTFIEGDNGLDSEVPESHIWRQLGGYARRFHAIEVSGFGEELVDPARGVFRSPPHPGSDGSWLGYVQYNINSLTERDKLIELGVLTAETSERVRAIFERLKQQSFRFGLIHNDLSLKNTIVDPAGQAIVIDWENAEVSVVPHEDLIEIMKCQMLGGSPDSDGFQAFLDGYGYAEKELDVTWELLLLRAFDKLRWAIDRSPDLVESFAAYAKRVVDRVLE, encoded by the coding sequence ATGAGCGAATTAAGCGAGAACAGCATACTCCTTCGAGCGGAACGAATCGCGGGAGATTATTTGCGGGAGCCGATAACCGAATCCTATCCAATCGTTGGCAAAGGGATGGTCAACCAGGTATGCGTCGTCGCGACGGAGCGGCGGAAAGTCGTGGTCCGGATGAATGATGAGGCTGCCTATACCAGATTCGAAAAGGAAAAATGGTGCATCGAGCGAGCGGCCGCAGCGGGGATTCCCGTACCTGAGGTGCTGACGGTGGGGACAGTGGAAGATTCATCGTACATGATTCAAACGTTTATAGAAGGCGACAACGGGCTGGACAGCGAAGTTCCCGAATCGCATATATGGAGGCAGCTTGGCGGGTATGCCAGGCGGTTTCATGCGATTGAGGTGAGCGGCTTTGGCGAAGAGCTGGTTGATCCGGCGCGCGGCGTGTTTCGTTCTCCTCCCCACCCAGGGTCGGACGGCAGCTGGCTTGGGTACGTGCAGTACAATATCAATAGTTTGACGGAGCGGGACAAGCTGATCGAGCTGGGCGTGCTTACTGCCGAAACTTCGGAGAGAGTCCGGGCGATTTTTGAGCGGTTGAAGCAGCAATCGTTCCGATTCGGTTTAATTCATAACGATCTTTCACTGAAAAATACGATTGTGGACCCGGCTGGACAAGCCATCGTGATCGATTGGGAAAACGCGGAAGTCAGCGTCGTGCCGCATGAGGATCTGATCGAAATCATGAAGTGTCAGATGCTCGGCGGAAGTCCGGATTCTGACGGGTTTCAAGCCTTTTTGGACGGATACGGCTATGCCGAGAAGGAGCTAGACGTAACTTGGGAGCTGCTGCTGCTGCGAGCGTTCGATAAACTCCGATGGGCGATCGACCGCAGTCCGGACTTGGTCGAGTCGTTTGCCGCCTATGCGAAGCGGGTGGTTGATCGGGTGTTGGAATAG
- a CDS encoding DUF402 domain-containing protein — translation MMYELKRKHGDRADWKRVLEREYAQAYLDDEHFRGHITLLNLFKVTEPLYVSYGDKRICIVNDGYAWLQQFPSDRHHAVTTMFDDKGQVVQWYIDICCKNGVGPDEVPWMDDLFLDIVVLPTGEVIRKDADELEEALASGAIDSALYQLAKEEADRLISLIHESRFALLHQSDNHRVYLLEKLQAGG, via the coding sequence ATGATGTACGAGTTGAAGCGAAAGCACGGGGACAGAGCGGATTGGAAGCGCGTGCTTGAAAGGGAGTATGCGCAAGCATATTTGGATGATGAACATTTTAGAGGTCATATAACGCTGCTTAACCTATTCAAAGTAACAGAGCCTTTATACGTAAGCTACGGCGACAAACGGATTTGCATCGTTAATGACGGGTATGCGTGGCTCCAACAGTTCCCTTCCGATCGGCACCATGCCGTGACAACGATGTTTGACGACAAGGGGCAAGTCGTACAATGGTATATTGATATCTGCTGCAAGAACGGCGTTGGACCGGATGAAGTGCCTTGGATGGATGATCTATTTTTGGACATTGTCGTATTGCCGACCGGGGAGGTCATTCGTAAGGACGCGGATGAGCTTGAAGAGGCGTTAGCCAGCGGTGCGATAGATTCCGCCTTATATCAGCTGGCTAAAGAAGAAGCCGACAGACTTATTTCTCTTATACATGAAAGCCGTTTTGCATTGTTGCATCAATCCGATAACCATAGAGTTTATTTACTAGAGAAGCTTCAGGCTGGAGGATGA
- a CDS encoding cation diffusion facilitator family transporter, producing the protein MDQQHRYDNLKLGERGAMISIIAYICLSALKFIVGYVSDSEALKADGLNNATDIVASIAVLIGLKIAQKPADHDHPYGHWKSETIASLVASFIMAAVGLQVLTESVLAMSRGAEEAPDPIAIWTGLLCAAVMFIVYRYNKRLALRINSQAVMAAAKDNRSDAFVSIGAVVGILGSQFNLPWLDPLTAVVVGLIIMKTAWDIFREASHYLSDGFDEGVIQSYKDAVMSVDGVEDVKEIRARNYGSNAVVDVIVLIGAEREFQEAHDIATRVEDELKKSADVYEVHVHYEPT; encoded by the coding sequence ATGGATCAGCAGCACAGATACGACAATCTAAAGCTCGGCGAACGCGGTGCGATGATCAGCATCATCGCCTACATATGTTTATCCGCGCTGAAATTCATAGTCGGGTACGTGTCCGATTCGGAAGCGTTGAAGGCCGATGGCCTGAACAACGCAACGGATATCGTGGCATCGATCGCCGTGCTGATCGGATTGAAAATCGCGCAGAAGCCGGCGGACCACGACCATCCGTACGGTCACTGGAAATCGGAAACGATCGCTTCCTTGGTTGCTTCTTTTATTATGGCCGCGGTCGGCTTGCAGGTATTGACCGAGTCCGTGCTCGCGATGTCCCGCGGAGCGGAGGAGGCGCCGGATCCGATCGCGATATGGACGGGACTCTTATGCGCGGCAGTGATGTTTATCGTCTATCGCTACAATAAACGTCTTGCGCTCCGAATCAACAGTCAAGCGGTTATGGCGGCGGCCAAAGATAACCGGTCGGATGCGTTTGTGAGCATCGGAGCGGTAGTCGGGATTTTAGGCTCGCAATTCAATCTTCCTTGGCTGGATCCGCTGACGGCGGTTGTGGTCGGTCTCATAATTATGAAGACGGCATGGGATATTTTCCGCGAAGCGTCCCACTATCTGTCCGACGGCTTCGACGAAGGCGTCATTCAATCCTACAAGGATGCGGTCATGAGCGTGGACGGGGTCGAGGATGTGAAAGAAATCCGGGCGAGAAATTACGGCAGCAACGCGGTCGTGGACGTGATCGTGCTGATCGGCGCGGAACGCGAGTTTCAAGAAGCGCACGATATCGCCACGAGAGTCGAAGATGAACTGAAAAAATCGGCGGACGTGTACGAGGTGCATGTGCATTACGAGCCGACCTAA
- a CDS encoding group I truncated hemoglobin yields the protein MAQAATLYEKFGGEQVIGKVVDYFYELVLADETVKHFFEHTDMEKQRKHQAKFISFALGGPNQYTGKSMAKAHEGMNLQPAHFNAIAKHLHDALAHFGVGEPDIDQVLTHVSSLKDDILYK from the coding sequence ATGGCCCAAGCGGCAACGTTGTACGAGAAATTCGGCGGAGAACAGGTCATCGGCAAAGTGGTGGATTATTTCTATGAGCTGGTCCTGGCGGACGAGACCGTAAAGCATTTCTTCGAGCATACCGATATGGAGAAGCAGCGCAAGCATCAAGCGAAGTTTATTAGCTTCGCTTTGGGCGGGCCGAACCAGTATACGGGGAAATCGATGGCGAAAGCGCATGAAGGCATGAATTTGCAGCCGGCGCATTTTAACGCCATTGCGAAGCATCTGCATGATGCGCTTGCTCATTTCGGCGTGGGAGAGCCGGATATCGATCAGGTATTAACCCATGTTTCTTCGTTAAAGGACGATATTTTGTACAAGTAG
- a CDS encoding Ger(x)C family spore germination protein: MMRAAKLLVVSLCSALLLTGCWDIKNIQDLLYATAIGVDYKDDQYQAYIQIVAFSHVAKSENAGGNGGPQVYIGRGKGKTLSLALGNLYETVQRRLFWSHVRALLFTERAIQAGGGDYFDNLKRYREFRYTPWIFGTKETIEDIFKTPSYFQMSPIQTILGTPEDNYIQRSYIKPLFAQEYQIRLNEPGDTALVPTLAIDKSVWESDRKSEPKLKMNGVFAVHNHDFQGWLGDKEVSGLRWMTKSTSRTAVETKDAILSLEKPRPRIKVSLQDGKTVFNITVQVRGNVVELLSDRPSEHELEKEAEERIKQEIRSTYEAGLRIGADVYSFKNVLFKRRYANWKTVQLTPQSLRQIDVQVNIQHTGELQKKS; encoded by the coding sequence ATGATGAGAGCAGCCAAACTACTCGTCGTTTCGCTTTGCTCCGCGCTGCTCCTGACAGGCTGTTGGGACATCAAAAATATTCAAGATCTGCTGTACGCCACCGCCATCGGGGTGGATTACAAAGACGATCAGTATCAAGCGTATATCCAGATCGTCGCCTTCAGCCACGTGGCCAAATCCGAGAATGCGGGAGGAAACGGCGGTCCGCAGGTGTATATCGGCAGAGGGAAGGGAAAAACGCTCTCGCTTGCGCTCGGCAATCTCTACGAGACGGTGCAAAGAAGGCTGTTCTGGAGCCATGTCCGCGCGCTATTGTTTACGGAGCGTGCCATTCAAGCCGGAGGCGGCGACTATTTCGATAACTTAAAACGTTATAGGGAGTTTAGATACACGCCTTGGATTTTCGGCACGAAAGAAACCATCGAAGACATCTTCAAAACGCCTTCCTATTTCCAAATGTCTCCGATTCAAACGATTCTCGGCACGCCGGAGGATAATTATATCCAGCGTTCCTACATTAAGCCGCTATTTGCGCAGGAATATCAAATTCGCTTAAACGAGCCGGGCGACACGGCATTAGTCCCTACGCTTGCGATCGATAAATCGGTATGGGAGTCCGATCGGAAATCCGAGCCGAAATTGAAAATGAACGGCGTTTTTGCCGTTCACAACCATGATTTTCAAGGCTGGCTGGGAGACAAAGAGGTAAGCGGTCTGCGTTGGATGACGAAGTCGACGTCGAGGACGGCGGTCGAGACCAAGGACGCCATCCTATCGCTGGAAAAACCGAGGCCGAGAATCAAGGTCTCGTTGCAGGATGGGAAGACGGTTTTTAATATAACGGTTCAAGTCCGAGGCAACGTCGTCGAATTGTTGAGCGACCGGCCGTCCGAGCATGAGCTGGAGAAGGAGGCGGAAGAGCGGATCAAGCAAGAAATCCGTTCGACCTATGAGGCGGGCTTGCGAATCGGAGCGGATGTATACAGCTTTAAGAATGTTTTATTTAAGAGAAGGTACGCAAATTGGAAGACCGTACAGCTTACGCCGCAGTCTCTCCGCCAAATCGACGTCCAAGTCAATATTCAGCATACCGGGGAACTGCAGAAGAAATCCTGA
- a CDS encoding spore germination protein, whose protein sequence is MKLIDANEKDFRTLFARCHDVKFETRGGAHLIYCDGMIDAKQLNEHVIPYIAEMIDNGELKPIDGQEELRQLERRVFSGSVVIRYPDMRGTKTYETDLADPPKRQPEESISEISIRGPRDGFTEEVSTNVALIRKRLKTSSLQYEQLIVGRRGHARIALLYIEDIIDPYFVSEAKRRISRIDVDAVIGCAQLEEYLSDSSDSIFPLVDTIGRPDFAAESLLRGRFVVLADGSPMAVIGPSQLMEQLKSPEDVHSSYYYTILQRILRLIGLFIAMFLPGFYISLTCFNIDQIPFPLLATISNARAGIPYPAPIEIMLILGLFELFREAGIRLPKPVGQTVTVVGGLIIGDAAIRSGLASPSLLMFTAVTAVASFTLVNQSLTGTVTLLRIYMILISSVLGMYGFFIGLISVVGYTSTLTSFGTSYWSPIGDLDLKSSILAVFNRPFKSKSKRPADLHPIDSTSQGERHP, encoded by the coding sequence ATGAAGCTCATCGATGCGAATGAAAAGGATTTTAGGACGCTCTTCGCTCGCTGCCACGATGTGAAATTCGAGACGCGCGGCGGCGCTCATTTGATTTATTGCGACGGAATGATCGATGCCAAGCAGCTCAATGAACATGTCATTCCCTATATCGCCGAGATGATCGATAATGGCGAGTTGAAACCGATCGACGGGCAGGAAGAGCTGCGTCAGCTGGAACGGCGCGTGTTTTCAGGCAGCGTCGTCATTCGTTATCCGGATATGCGGGGAACAAAAACATATGAAACGGATCTCGCCGACCCGCCGAAGCGCCAGCCGGAAGAATCGATAAGCGAAATCTCGATTCGCGGGCCGCGCGACGGATTTACGGAAGAAGTGTCGACGAACGTAGCCCTCATTCGCAAACGGTTAAAAACGTCGTCATTGCAATATGAACAGCTTATCGTAGGCCGAAGAGGACACGCGCGCATTGCGCTATTGTATATCGAAGATATTATCGACCCGTATTTCGTATCGGAAGCGAAGCGCCGGATTTCCAGGATCGATGTGGATGCCGTCATCGGATGCGCGCAGCTGGAGGAATATCTAAGCGATTCAAGCGATTCGATATTTCCGCTCGTCGATACGATCGGCAGGCCGGACTTTGCGGCCGAGTCGCTCCTGCGCGGCAGATTCGTCGTCCTCGCGGACGGCTCTCCGATGGCGGTTATCGGGCCTTCGCAGCTGATGGAGCAGCTCAAGTCGCCGGAGGATGTCCATTCCAGTTACTATTACACGATATTGCAGCGCATTTTGCGTTTAATCGGTTTATTTATAGCCATGTTTTTGCCCGGGTTCTATATTTCGCTCACCTGCTTTAATATCGACCAGATTCCGTTTCCTTTGTTGGCGACCATATCAAATGCCCGGGCGGGGATCCCTTATCCCGCCCCGATCGAAATTATGCTCATATTAGGCTTGTTCGAGCTGTTCCGGGAAGCCGGCATCCGTCTGCCGAAGCCGGTCGGTCAAACGGTAACGGTCGTCGGGGGACTCATTATCGGCGATGCCGCGATTCGCTCCGGTCTCGCCTCTCCGTCGCTCTTAATGTTTACCGCGGTAACGGCCGTAGCTTCCTTCACGCTCGTGAACCAGTCCCTGACGGGTACCGTCACGCTGCTTCGAATCTACATGATCCTGATTTCTTCCGTTCTCGGAATGTACGGGTTTTTCATCGGTTTAATATCCGTGGTGGGATACACGTCGACGCTGACGTCGTTCGGAACCTCCTACTGGTCGCCGATCGGGGATCTCGATCTGAAGTCGTCCATCCTGGCGGTATTCAACCGGCCTTTCAAGTCGAAATCGAAGCGGCCGGCTGATTTGCATCCCATTGACAGCACCTCGCAGGGAGAACGTCATCCATGA
- a CDS encoding GerAB/ArcD/ProY family transporter — protein MASFSNPKINPFHGYFLCLSGMFSLAQISGINIMIEQAKRDAVISSVFGSVAFFLYGYWIYRIVRKQPPNQTFLEMLERRAGRLTAGILKLWIALYLCCELVVIHKNNVTWIKSMILPFTPIWAISLPMLLVCAYLAIKGIKPISITFAVLIPAIMILLVFMAVFTHKYRHYDLLRPFFSEGTMPILLGTVTTFRTGLIWFFLLLLSPHINGRYKWKHIALVMAMIALFYINSVIGFIASFGPYEAAKQRFPLFTQWRLVSISGFVEHLDFLSMYQWLSSSAIFISTCMFLFGRLLAAKPLGHKIAVTVFSAVLFIIIELRINDTDFLAFSRTYYYPISTISILCWTLIASIITTRRGTT, from the coding sequence ATGGCGTCTTTTTCCAATCCTAAAATCAATCCGTTTCACGGTTATTTTCTATGTCTTAGCGGCATGTTCTCGTTAGCCCAAATTTCCGGCATCAACATCATGATCGAACAGGCGAAGCGCGATGCGGTCATAAGCTCTGTTTTTGGGAGTGTGGCATTCTTTTTATATGGTTATTGGATCTATCGCATCGTCAGAAAACAGCCTCCTAACCAAACCTTTCTGGAAATGCTGGAGCGTCGAGCGGGAAGATTAACCGCCGGGATATTGAAGCTTTGGATCGCGCTATACTTGTGCTGCGAGTTGGTTGTCATTCACAAAAACAACGTGACCTGGATCAAGTCCATGATTCTTCCATTTACGCCGATTTGGGCGATATCCCTTCCCATGCTGCTCGTTTGCGCCTACTTGGCGATAAAAGGGATCAAGCCCATCTCCATTACCTTTGCCGTGCTGATTCCGGCGATTATGATCCTACTCGTATTTATGGCCGTATTTACGCATAAATACAGGCACTACGACCTTCTTCGGCCATTCTTTAGCGAAGGTACAATGCCAATCCTGCTGGGAACGGTGACCACCTTCAGGACAGGCTTGATCTGGTTTTTTTTATTGCTGCTATCGCCTCATATTAACGGCCGTTACAAATGGAAGCATATTGCCCTAGTCATGGCCATGATCGCGTTATTTTACATCAATTCGGTCATTGGCTTTATCGCGTCATTCGGTCCGTACGAAGCCGCCAAACAGCGCTTCCCGCTCTTTACGCAGTGGAGGCTGGTCAGCATCAGCGGCTTTGTGGAGCATCTTGATTTTTTATCGATGTATCAGTGGCTTAGCTCGTCCGCCATCTTCATCAGCACCTGCATGTTTTTGTTTGGCCGTCTACTGGCCGCCAAACCGCTTGGGCATAAAATCGCGGTTACGGTGTTTTCGGCGGTATTGTTTATAATCATCGAACTGCGGATTAACGATACCGACTTTTTGGCGTTCAGCCGAACTTACTATTACCCGATATCGACCATATCGATTCTTTGTTGGACGCTGATCGCCTCCATCATAACGACAAGAAGAGGGACGACATGA
- a CDS encoding phytanoyl-CoA dioxygenase family protein, translating to MPKVLTEEQVQHFIEKGWVKLEQAYPREEALKVQHFLWDELAKKGVRRDDKDTWTQPVVRLGDYVHPIHDGLNSDRLTGAIEDLLGEGRWQYGDARENVSWGGYIVNFGPEVPGGWHYDGSHFRHYLDSWEQGLLLVCLFSEVRKGGSGTLVAEGSHNIVAKFLAQHPEGVGLGEAIRECNKHPWLAALVGKKDKQASDDIYADATAAAGLHARKAHLETFMNETYEDPAGYSLRVVETTGGPGDLVLCHPFLYHAPSDNELGVPRFMCNRVAPTKERMNFNRENPEDYSVVERMIRASLGLKDGEPCNWARQE from the coding sequence TTGCCTAAAGTACTGACAGAAGAACAAGTGCAGCATTTCATAGAAAAAGGCTGGGTCAAGCTGGAGCAAGCCTATCCGCGCGAAGAGGCGCTTAAGGTGCAACATTTCTTGTGGGACGAATTGGCGAAGAAAGGCGTGCGGCGCGACGATAAGGACACGTGGACGCAGCCCGTCGTTCGTCTTGGCGACTATGTGCATCCGATTCACGACGGCTTGAATTCGGATCGGCTGACGGGCGCGATCGAGGATTTGCTCGGCGAAGGCCGCTGGCAATACGGCGACGCGAGAGAGAACGTAAGCTGGGGCGGCTATATCGTCAACTTCGGACCGGAGGTGCCGGGCGGCTGGCATTATGACGGCAGCCATTTCCGCCATTATTTGGACAGCTGGGAGCAAGGGCTGCTGCTAGTTTGCCTTTTCTCCGAGGTTCGCAAAGGCGGATCCGGCACGCTCGTAGCCGAGGGCTCGCATAACATCGTCGCGAAGTTTCTCGCGCAGCATCCGGAAGGCGTTGGCCTCGGCGAAGCGATCCGCGAGTGCAACAAGCATCCTTGGCTGGCAGCGCTGGTCGGCAAGAAAGATAAACAGGCCTCGGACGATATATATGCGGATGCGACCGCAGCGGCCGGCTTGCACGCCAGGAAGGCTCATCTCGAGACGTTCATGAACGAGACGTACGAGGATCCGGCAGGCTATTCGCTTCGCGTTGTGGAAACAACGGGCGGACCCGGCGATCTGGTGCTTTGCCATCCGTTCCTGTATCACGCGCCGTCCGACAACGAGCTTGGCGTTCCTCGCTTCATGTGCAACCGCGTCGCCCCGACGAAAGAGCGAATGAACTTCAACCGCGAGAATCCGGAGGACTACTCGGTCGTCGAGCGGATGATCCGCGCGTCGCTCGGACTGAAAGACGGGGAGCCTTGCAACTGGGCTAGACAAGAATAG
- a CDS encoding spore germination protein, producing the protein MGWVRTLLRGKRNSKPPAPVVPKHQEPKPLSGDLDKNVADLQELLTLTPELITRRLLIKSTGERATLMYLENLSDKMAINNDVLRPLMHYTVETDEPLIEHIVTVGCLRQATDLYQVEFAVLEGNSVLFVENKATAEIFATHGWPQRAIEDPQMEASLKGAHQGFVETDCQNIALVRRYIQNRELKIKETRVGRRGMTKISILYLADVVHPEVLQELIDRIDGIDADAILSSGELEEFIEDNPYSPFPQFTTTERPDSVASQILQGRLAIIIDKSPEVLIGPANFAMFFQSIDDYSVRWQVSSFIRILRFLAFFITIFLPASYIAVTSYNFEVIPLRLLLSIGQSRASVPFPPILEALIMELTLEMLKEAGIRLPSPIGQTVGIVGAIVIGQATVQAGIVSNIMVIVVSLTALSSFIIPNNDMSSAIRLIRFPMMLIAFFYGLLGVSIGMLVLLGHLIALESLGTPYFSPFSPVRFADWKDSFLRLPIWKMTTRPLSARATQSRKQAPKKGE; encoded by the coding sequence GTGGGATGGGTCCGCACGTTACTAAGAGGAAAACGGAACAGCAAACCGCCTGCGCCGGTTGTGCCGAAGCATCAGGAACCAAAGCCGCTTAGCGGAGATCTGGACAAGAACGTCGCTGACTTGCAGGAGCTTCTCACCTTAACGCCGGAGCTGATCACCCGCCGCCTTCTGATCAAATCGACCGGCGAACGGGCGACGCTGATGTATCTGGAAAACCTATCGGACAAAATGGCGATCAACAACGACGTGCTGCGGCCTCTCATGCATTATACGGTGGAGACGGACGAGCCTCTTATCGAGCATATCGTGACTGTTGGGTGCTTGAGACAGGCGACCGATTTATATCAGGTTGAGTTTGCCGTTCTGGAAGGCAACAGCGTCTTATTCGTGGAGAACAAGGCGACGGCGGAAATATTCGCCACGCACGGTTGGCCGCAGCGAGCGATCGAAGATCCTCAAATGGAGGCTTCTTTGAAAGGCGCCCATCAAGGCTTCGTGGAGACCGACTGCCAAAATATCGCCCTCGTTCGGAGATATATCCAGAACCGGGAGCTGAAAATCAAAGAAACGCGCGTCGGGCGACGCGGCATGACAAAGATAAGCATCCTGTACTTGGCCGATGTCGTTCATCCGGAAGTGCTGCAGGAGCTAATCGATCGGATCGATGGCATCGATGCCGACGCCATCCTATCCAGCGGAGAATTGGAAGAATTCATTGAGGATAATCCATACTCTCCGTTCCCGCAATTCACGACGACCGAGCGTCCGGATTCTGTTGCGTCGCAAATTTTGCAAGGCCGGCTGGCGATTATTATCGACAAGTCTCCCGAGGTGCTGATCGGACCGGCTAATTTCGCCATGTTCTTTCAAAGCATCGACGATTACAGCGTTCGCTGGCAGGTTTCATCGTTTATCCGAATCTTAAGGTTTCTAGCCTTCTTCATTACGATTTTTCTGCCCGCTTCCTATATCGCCGTCACGTCCTACAACTTTGAAGTCATCCCGCTGCGGCTGCTGCTGTCGATCGGGCAATCCCGGGCAAGCGTTCCGTTTCCGCCTATTCTTGAAGCTCTCATAATGGAGCTGACGCTTGAAATGCTGAAGGAAGCCGGGATCCGCCTGCCGTCTCCAATCGGACAAACGGTCGGCATTGTCGGCGCGATTGTCATTGGCCAAGCGACCGTGCAAGCCGGTATCGTCAGCAACATCATGGTCATCGTCGTCTCGCTGACGGCGTTGTCTTCGTTCATTATTCCCAATAACGATATGTCGTCTGCCATCCGGTTAATCCGCTTCCCGATGATGCTGATCGCGTTCTTCTACGGGCTGCTCGGCGTAAGCATCGGCATGCTGGTATTGCTTGGACATCTCATCGCGCTTGAGTCGCTCGGCACGCCTTATTTTAGCCCATTTAGCCCGGTTAGGTTCGCCGATTGGAAGGACTCGTTCCTCCGGCTGCCGATTTGGAAAATGACCACGCGCCCGCTGAGCGCAAGAGCGACTCAGTCCCGTAAGCAAGCACCGAAGAAAGGTGAGTAA
- a CDS encoding GerAB/ArcD/ProY family transporter, translating into MKNYALNDMTLIQYIMMIHGTQMGFGLLSLPADLANYAAMDGWISLILGWFLALAASLAIVQLMKKHPDDTIYDLLPRYFGKVAGAMLNGSIILYFLFAYYVTFIASIGFFKLELLANTPNFLMVLLFSVPTYNLVRNQVRVLSRYAEITFWGLLWIFAVFMYPLTEAHWLNLLPVLGEGWKPVFQAVSTTGISFLGFEISLILYPFLKHKEDAVKGIVIGNLITLIIYLAVLLTTFLFFSPDDITSYRFPTLKVLKIIEFRFMERIEIIVLVAYAFIVIRVWTHYLFAGSFGISRLLGKQDHKRYAAIPILFILVISTFYKPNNLTVRSMLKLFGNLGWIFAFALPFFLLAYTMIYRYFRKEAYR; encoded by the coding sequence GTGAAGAATTACGCTCTGAACGATATGACGTTAATTCAATATATCATGATGATCCATGGTACCCAGATGGGGTTTGGCTTGTTGTCGCTGCCTGCGGACTTAGCCAACTATGCCGCCATGGACGGCTGGATCTCCTTGATTCTGGGATGGTTTCTGGCTCTTGCCGCAAGTCTGGCCATCGTGCAGCTGATGAAGAAGCATCCTGACGATACCATTTACGACCTCCTTCCGCGCTATTTCGGGAAAGTAGCGGGCGCCATGCTGAACGGCAGCATCATTTTGTATTTCTTATTCGCTTATTATGTGACGTTCATCGCTTCGATCGGTTTTTTCAAGCTGGAGCTGCTCGCCAATACGCCGAATTTCTTAATGGTGCTTTTATTCAGCGTGCCTACCTACAATCTCGTCCGAAATCAGGTGAGAGTGCTTTCCCGCTATGCGGAGATTACATTCTGGGGATTGCTGTGGATTTTTGCGGTGTTCATGTATCCGCTCACGGAAGCCCATTGGCTGAACTTGCTGCCGGTGCTCGGGGAAGGCTGGAAGCCGGTATTTCAAGCCGTAAGCACGACGGGCATCTCCTTTCTGGGATTTGAGATCAGTCTGATTCTGTATCCGTTTCTAAAGCATAAAGAGGACGCGGTAAAAGGCATTGTGATCGGAAACCTCATTACGTTGATCATCTACTTGGCCGTTCTTCTGACCACGTTCCTGTTCTTCTCGCCCGACGATATTACGTCATATAGGTTCCCTACCTTGAAGGTGCTGAAAATTATCGAGTTCCGCTTCATGGAACGCATCGAGATTATCGTATTGGTCGCTTACGCATTCATTGTCATCCGCGTTTGGACCCATTATCTGTTCGCCGGGTCGTTCGGGATCAGCCGTCTGCTCGGTAAGCAGGATCATAAACGGTATGCCGCCATCCCGATTCTCTTTATCCTAGTCATTTCCACCTTCTACAAGCCGAACAATCTTACGGTTCGATCCATGCTCAAGCTGTTCGGCAATCTGGGGTGGATCTTCGCCTTCGCGCTGCCGTTCTTCCTGCTTGCGTATACGATGATTTACAGGTACTTCCGCAAGGAGGCTTACCGATGA